The following coding sequences lie in one Pirellulales bacterium genomic window:
- a CDS encoding DUF1501 domain-containing protein, protein MTRRHFAAHLAAGGAMLAAANHFTTALAAGARDPKRQHKSAILLWMGGGPSTIDLWDLKSGADTGGPFKPIATTGDVQICEHLPKVAQVMRHLSIVRSMSTREADHNRGRYYLHTGYIPNPDVTHPSYGAVVSRELERELKDLQIPPFVSIGGPSEGPGFLGMSHAPFVVGTDGDVRNLKMPDAEKRLADRMQMLQTIEAGFIRQRRGQAAADHAKILDKTASVMTSQQMQAFRVDQEPDAVRERYGKSSLGNGCLMARRLVETGVPFVEVDFGGWDNHQNVFDTLKDDKLPQLDQAMSALVEDLVQRGLLESTLILWMGEFGRTPRINANVGRDHYARAWSAVIGGCGVQGGIAIGETSEDGAQVTSESHSAEDLMATALAALGIPLNRSYTSNNGRPMKIAGGGTVIPGLLG, encoded by the coding sequence ATGACCCGTCGCCACTTCGCCGCGCATCTGGCGGCGGGGGGCGCCATGTTGGCCGCCGCCAACCACTTCACCACCGCGCTGGCCGCCGGCGCTCGCGACCCCAAACGCCAGCACAAGTCGGCCATTTTGCTGTGGATGGGGGGCGGACCCAGCACCATCGACCTGTGGGACCTCAAGAGCGGCGCCGACACCGGCGGCCCCTTCAAACCCATTGCCACCACTGGCGACGTGCAAATCTGCGAGCACCTACCCAAAGTCGCCCAGGTCATGCGGCATTTGTCCATCGTCCGCTCGATGAGCACGCGCGAGGCCGATCACAATCGCGGCCGCTACTATCTGCACACCGGATACATTCCCAACCCCGATGTCACGCATCCCAGTTATGGCGCTGTGGTCAGTCGCGAGCTGGAGCGCGAACTCAAGGATCTGCAAATCCCTCCCTTCGTCTCCATCGGTGGCCCCAGCGAGGGCCCCGGCTTTCTCGGCATGTCGCACGCCCCCTTCGTCGTCGGAACCGATGGCGATGTGCGCAACCTCAAAATGCCCGACGCTGAAAAACGGCTCGCCGATCGCATGCAAATGCTGCAAACCATCGAAGCCGGCTTCATTCGCCAGCGCCGCGGGCAGGCCGCCGCCGACCACGCCAAGATTCTCGACAAGACCGCCTCGGTGATGACCAGCCAGCAGATGCAGGCCTTTCGCGTCGATCAAGAGCCCGACGCGGTCCGCGAGCGTTACGGCAAGTCGTCGCTCGGCAATGGCTGCCTGATGGCGCGTCGACTGGTCGAAACCGGAGTGCCGTTCGTCGAGGTCGATTTTGGCGGCTGGGACAATCATCAAAACGTCTTCGACACCTTGAAAGACGACAAGTTGCCACAACTCGATCAGGCCATGAGCGCGCTGGTTGAAGACCTGGTTCAGCGCGGCCTGTTGGAGAGCACACTCATCCTTTGGATGGGCGAGTTCGGTCGCACGCCGCGCATCAACGCCAATGTCGGCCGCGATCACTACGCCCGCGCCTGGAGCGCGGTGATTGGTGGCTGCGGAGTTCAAGGGGGCATCGCCATTGGCGAAACCAGCGAAGACGGCGCCCAAGTGACCAGCGAAAGTCACTCCGCCGAAGATCTGATGGCCACCGCCTTGGCGGCGCTTGGCATACCGCTTAACCGCTCCTACACCAGCAATAACGGCCGTCCGATGAAGATCGCTGGCGGCGGAACTGTCATCCCCGGGCTGCTTGGCTAG
- a CDS encoding CHAT domain-containing protein, translated as MRAIGSPHLIAVYLRALPVAASLFIALALAAPDDARAQVAGRMAAPSDFYLQIFRDFYDGDYPDALKVYLHEGRGAIKTAQTNWIDSICYHTMAGECYYQMGDLSRALSHYNSALQLYTAFYDWMIRVQFPPTLQPTNQIMAIPWGQRQRPAQFAHFPDVVRTLQGSVSNNNVIQRGGVVQVAQLFPIRPFEIIRCTSLAIRRRGELLGPLAEHDSLGKEVLAALARRATQPNHWSETLIDLQLGLAYAAVGKLDQARPILERSLLVAGQFDHPLTSTGLLELGRIALLQNDYPTASRCFEEATYSACQYTDPGVLEEAFRLGLTTHLMSGRPEPYPPLVAAAAWAKANNLRQLHVSLLLGAAENMAVLGQTQPAQNLLATARSASGNRPMLRGRVGARLNYVTALILYQAGQTANADTALANLLAYERGSSHWLFQINLADSMYMQGTLSPRSALLVYQRVLRDPDGFDWGYDPLEALAALCTPHSQSYENWFLTALERDKLVAFEVADVVRRHRFLSAQPLGGRLLGLRWLLEGPPELLDKQSTLDRQGLATRFVNYDQLSQQARQQRAALAQMPLASEDPEAQRALGNAVANLGAVCLEQERVLREMAVRRNPADLVFPPQRSLKNVQESLAQGQALLSFLTTGAGVYGFLVTATDYDVWPIGDVPSVHRKLVQLLREMGLTDGNRALTEEQLAGVEWRRYAAELFTLFTASAKSNFPDTVQELVIVPDRALWYVPWAALQIGPQDHTEALIDKYRLRFAPTTGLAVGDPRSAPQHARTLLVAGRLYPRGGEELTAAAVADIQAAVPGVIPLTKRPPAPSHVYASVIDRLLVLDDADTRTKGDGWSPLEIDQGVAGSSLADWTMLPWGAPDQVLVPGFHSAAENSLKGAALDLAGDDIFQTVCGLLASGTRTVLLSQWRTGGQSSVDLMREFVQELPHVPATNAWQRSVVLARDAEIDATKEPRLQLGQRDQALKASHPFLWAGYLLIDPGPAGKQADAPAVGVALADAGKNDNANNPDAQPAGNPPGDNPPDGANPPAAAGAPIGGFATPDGEMTDDADAKPGKKTKKRAAPKPKRSRIKQPKEPAAEEPE; from the coding sequence ATGCGCGCCATTGGCTCGCCGCACCTCATTGCCGTTTACCTGCGCGCCCTGCCGGTAGCCGCGTCGCTATTCATCGCGCTGGCGCTGGCCGCGCCCGACGACGCCCGCGCGCAAGTCGCCGGCCGCATGGCGGCGCCCAGCGACTTCTATCTCCAGATCTTTCGCGATTTTTACGACGGCGATTATCCCGACGCCCTCAAGGTGTATCTGCACGAGGGGCGCGGCGCGATCAAGACCGCCCAAACCAATTGGATCGACTCGATCTGCTATCACACGATGGCCGGCGAGTGCTATTACCAGATGGGCGATCTGTCGCGCGCCCTCTCGCACTACAACTCGGCGCTGCAGCTCTACACCGCCTTCTACGACTGGATGATCCGCGTCCAGTTCCCCCCTACGCTGCAGCCGACCAACCAGATCATGGCCATTCCCTGGGGGCAGCGGCAACGCCCGGCGCAGTTCGCCCACTTTCCCGATGTCGTCCGCACGCTGCAAGGCAGCGTCAGCAACAACAACGTCATCCAGCGCGGCGGCGTCGTCCAAGTCGCCCAATTGTTTCCCATCCGTCCCTTCGAAATCATCCGTTGCACCTCGCTGGCGATTCGCCGCCGCGGCGAGTTGTTGGGGCCGCTCGCCGAACACGATTCGCTCGGCAAAGAAGTGCTGGCCGCGCTCGCGCGCCGCGCCACGCAACCCAACCACTGGTCAGAGACGCTGATCGATCTGCAACTCGGGCTGGCCTATGCCGCCGTTGGCAAGCTCGATCAGGCGCGCCCGATCTTGGAACGCTCGCTGCTCGTCGCCGGCCAGTTCGACCATCCGCTCACCTCCACCGGACTGTTGGAGCTTGGCCGCATCGCCCTGTTGCAGAACGACTACCCCACCGCCAGCCGCTGTTTTGAAGAGGCCACCTATTCCGCCTGCCAATACACCGATCCCGGCGTGCTCGAAGAGGCGTTTCGCCTCGGCCTGACCACGCACCTCATGTCGGGCCGCCCCGAACCCTATCCGCCGCTGGTCGCCGCCGCGGCCTGGGCCAAGGCCAACAACCTGCGCCAACTGCACGTCTCGCTGCTATTGGGCGCGGCCGAAAATATGGCCGTGCTCGGCCAAACGCAGCCAGCGCAAAACCTCTTGGCCACCGCCCGCTCGGCGAGCGGCAATCGCCCGATGCTCCGCGGCCGCGTGGGCGCGCGTCTGAACTATGTCACCGCGCTCATCCTGTATCAGGCCGGTCAAACCGCCAACGCCGACACCGCCCTCGCCAATCTCCTGGCCTACGAGCGCGGCAGCTCGCATTGGCTGTTTCAGATCAACCTGGCCGACAGCATGTACATGCAAGGCACGCTCTCGCCGCGCTCGGCCCTGCTGGTGTATCAACGCGTTCTGCGCGATCCCGATGGCTTTGACTGGGGCTACGATCCCCTCGAAGCCTTGGCCGCGCTGTGTACCCCGCACTCGCAGTCGTACGAAAACTGGTTTCTCACCGCGCTGGAGCGCGACAAGCTGGTCGCCTTCGAAGTCGCCGATGTCGTGCGCCGCCATCGTTTCTTGAGCGCCCAGCCCCTGGGCGGCCGGTTACTCGGCCTGCGCTGGCTGCTCGAAGGTCCGCCAGAACTGCTCGACAAACAATCGACGCTCGATCGGCAAGGGCTCGCCACGCGTTTCGTCAACTACGATCAACTCAGCCAACAAGCGCGCCAGCAGCGCGCCGCGCTGGCCCAAATGCCGCTGGCCAGCGAAGACCCCGAGGCCCAGCGCGCGCTCGGCAACGCGGTGGCCAACCTGGGCGCCGTTTGCCTCGAACAGGAACGCGTCTTACGCGAGATGGCGGTCCGCCGCAATCCCGCCGATCTCGTCTTTCCGCCCCAGCGCAGCCTCAAAAACGTGCAAGAGTCGCTGGCCCAAGGACAGGCGCTGCTTTCGTTCCTCACCACCGGCGCCGGCGTCTACGGTTTTCTGGTCACCGCCACCGACTACGACGTATGGCCCATTGGCGACGTCCCCTCCGTCCACCGCAAGCTGGTGCAACTCTTGCGCGAAATGGGGCTCACCGACGGCAATCGCGCCCTCACCGAGGAACAACTCGCCGGCGTCGAGTGGCGCCGCTACGCCGCCGAACTGTTCACCCTGTTCACCGCCAGCGCCAAGAGCAACTTCCCGGACACCGTGCAAGAACTGGTCATCGTCCCCGACCGCGCCCTCTGGTATGTCCCCTGGGCGGCCCTGCAAATCGGCCCGCAGGATCACACCGAGGCGCTCATCGACAAGTATCGCCTCCGCTTCGCCCCCACCACCGGCCTGGCCGTCGGCGATCCGCGCAGCGCGCCCCAGCACGCGCGCACCCTGCTCGTCGCGGGGCGCCTCTACCCCCGCGGGGGCGAAGAGCTCACCGCCGCCGCCGTGGCCGACATCCAAGCCGCGGTTCCCGGCGTCATCCCGCTCACCAAGCGCCCCCCCGCGCCATCGCATGTCTACGCCTCGGTGATCGATCGGCTGCTCGTGCTCGACGACGCCGACACCCGCACGAAGGGAGACGGCTGGTCTCCCTTGGAAATCGATCAAGGAGTCGCCGGCTCCTCGCTGGCCGACTGGACCATGCTCCCTTGGGGCGCGCCAGATCAGGTGCTTGTCCCTGGCTTTCACTCCGCCGCCGAGAACAGCCTCAAGGGCGCCGCGCTCGACCTGGCCGGCGACGACATCTTTCAAACCGTTTGCGGTTTGCTGGCCTCCGGCACGCGCACTGTGCTTCTGAGCCAATGGCGCACCGGCGGCCAGTCGTCCGTCGATCTGATGCGCGAGTTCGTGCAAGAACTGCCGCACGTCCCTGCCACCAACGCCTGGCAGCGCAGCGTCGTGCTTGCTCGCGACGCCGAGATCGACGCCACCAAAGAGCCTCGTCTGCAGCTCGGCCAGCGCGACCAAGCGCTCAAGGCCAGCCACCCGTTTCTTTGGGCCGGTTATCTGCTGATCGATCCCGGCCCGGCCGGCAAACAGGCCGACGCCCCCGCCGTCGGCGTCGCGCTCGCCGACGCGGGCAAGAACGACAACGCCAACAATCCAGACGCTCAGCCCGCTGGCAATCCGCCGGGCGACAACCCGCCCGACGGCGCCAATCCTCCCGCAGCGGCCGGTGCGCCGATCGGTGGCTTCGCCACGCCCGATGGAGAAATGACCGATGATGCCGACGCCAAGCCCGGCAAGAAAACCAAAAAACGCGCCGCGCCCAAACCCAAGCGCTCACGAATCAAACAGCCCAAAGAGCCAGCGGCCGAAGAACCGGAGTGA